CGCACTCAGGCGCTTGCTATTCTTGCCAATGCAGCTTCTTTAAGCAGTTCAGAAGCTCCTGACATCGTGCTGCAACGTTACTTTGATGATGGCACTTCTGTGCCGGCCTATGCAAAACCGGCTCTGGCTGCTGCAACAGTTGGGCGCTTGGTAGTTAACTATCCTAACATTCGCCAACTACGCCCCAATCAATCCGCAACTCGTGGAGAAGTTGCTGCTTTCCTTTGCCAAGCTCTCAATTTACCACGCACAGTCCCACTGTCTTATATTGCGGATAATAATCGATTTGTTATCCCGCCTGAATGGGGCGGTGCTTCTCGTTTGAGTGAAGGATTATTAAGTGTTTTAAACAATGGCAAGTTCGGCTACATGGACTCCCAGGGAAACATCATCATTGCACCGCAATTTGATGAGGCGCTTCCTATTTATGAAGGATTAGCAGCCGTAAGGAGGGGAGAAAAATGGGGTTTTATTGAGCGCACGGGCAAGTTTGTTATTTCACCGCAGTTTAATCTGGTTGTCGTAGGTTTTCAAGATGGATTGGCGAGAGTGTTTTTGGAAGACTATCAAGTTCGTTTTATAGACAAAACAGGCAAAATTATCCTTCAACCCCAATCAAAGGAAGTTAATGCTTTTTCGGAAGGGTTAGCAGCGATAAAAATCAATGGCTTATGGGGCTACATGGACAAAACCGGCACGATTGTCATTCAACCACAGTTTGAGGAAGCAAAAAGGTTTTCTGAAGGGCTTGCGCCTGTGCGATTAAAATATGTTTGGGGTTACATAGACAAAACCGGCAAATTTATCATAGAACCACAATTTCATAATGCGGAATCCTTTTCGGATAATTTAGCTGCCGTTCAAGCTCAAATTACCGATGCTCCAGATCGTTGGGGTTATATTAATCGCACCGGCTCATTAGTTATTCCCACGCAATTTTCTGCTCCAACTGAAGATTTTAGAGGACGGGTTGTTACAGCCTTTAATAAAGGGTTTGCTATGGTTCGGAAAGGGGAACAAGTTGGTTTTATTGATCGTGCGGGGAAATGGATACCCGCACCACAAGTTGCTGATTTTGATACTCTCATAGATGGGATGGCAAGAGTTAATGTCGGGGGTACTTGGGTAAAAGAACAAATTGGGTGTACTAATGATTCCGGTTGTGAATATGCTACGAATTTAAAAGGTGGTAAAGTCGGTTATATTCGTGTCCCTGAATGACAATGATAATGATGGGGAGTTATTATTGTTTGGGAGGCTGAAAATTGAACCGCTAAACAGTTAGCTAAAAATCTATTTCGATACACCGGCCCCGATGGATCTATGCTCGCTCGGCGCGGATTTGGAAGAGCCGGTTCTTGTAGTGGGCCGGTGGATGCTGGATGGCCGGTGGATTTTTTGGGGCCGGTGGATGTTCGGAGGCCGGTGTCACGCTCGTCCATGCTTTTTTTCATGGGATTTTACAAGCCGGCTTAGGCAAATTACCGCACCGGCACCCCAAGCAAACATTGGCCAATCTCATATCCCACCGGCACAAACTAAAACATAGACAAATTACGGCACCGGCACCCAAATAAACCTAAACAAATCCCGTATTTCATCGGCCCCAAAAAACCTGGACAAATCACGCAATACCATCGGCTCTCATCCAGACTTCCCTAAATAAAAGTAGACCACCGGCCCTGTTTAGCCAACGATCCGCAAGTTATTCAACAGTCAACAAAAAACTCAAGCGCGATTCACCGGCATCAGTAGATTATTGCAGCGCTGGTGGGACACCGGGGGCCGGTGTATGGAGTGGGACAAGTGGATCTGTTGGGGGCCGGTGGATTTTTGGAGGCCGGTGGCTCTATCGGGGGCCGGTGTTACTCGTTCGTGCCGGTGGATCTGTCGGGGGCTAATGGAACTCGTTCGTGCGGGTGTCATGCTCGGAAATTTTAAATCTTATGGCTATTTTAGACCGGCCCCAAAAAAATATAAATTATCGCCGCTCCAGGCAGACACCGGCCAACATCGTATCCCACCGGCACCCCACTAAAACATGGGCAAATTACTGCACCGGCACCCCCAACAAAAATCGGCCAAATCCCGTATTTCACCGGCCCCAAAAAACCTGAAGAAATCACGCAATACCACCGGCCTCCCAATGAACTCCAAATAGTGCGCTAACCACCGGCCTCGTTTAGCCAACAATCAGCAAACCAGTCAAGAGTCAAGAAAAAATTTATTTGGATTCACCGGCATAGGTAGATTTACAGCGACGGTGGAACTCCGCTCGGACGGTGAACGGGGTGCGACAGGGGAATGTTCGCTTTCCGGTGGATGGTGGAGAACAGACGGATGCTTGGGGGCCGGTGGAACTCCGCTTGGACGGTGGATAGGGTGGGACAGGCGGATGTTTGGGCATCGGCAGATATTGAAAAGCTGGTGGATCTTGAAAAGTTGGTGGGTGTTGAGAGGTCGGTGGAGCTAAAACCTGCCCTTCCATTGGCTTCCTAAAAGCCGAGCGCAACCTTTGAGTTACCAGTATTGAATGGCTCAAGAGCCAGCTAAAAGCAGATTTTGATTCACCGGCATCGATGATGGAATAAAAAAAGTCTGTAAAAATGAAGGGTCAAGCCTGGGATTTGGATTCATCGGCACCGATGGATGTTAATAGTTGGAGCGAGAATATTCAGATGCCAATGAATGGATATTGAGGAGCCTGTAGATGTTGAGGAGCCTGTAGATGTTGAGAAGCCGGTGGATTTTGTGGGGCCAGTGGATTTTTTTTTGTCGCTGAATTTTGAGAGGCCGATGGATGCAAGAGGGCCAGGGGTTTTTCTGGTGTCGGTGAATTTTCTGGTGCCGATGAATTTTCTTGTGCCGGTGGATGTTATGAAGTCGGTGGATTGGGTGGCACAGGCGGATGTTTCGGGGCCGATGATTTTATTTGCTACTTTGCTGCTGATGTCAAGTTCGCTATTTCTAACGCAAGATGGGAAGGGGTTTATTTTATTAATTTTGCGAGCGGTTGAGGAGGTTTCTTTATGAGTTTTTAGAAGCAAATTTTTTACCGCAGATGGACACCGAAGTAGATAAAGCAGATTTTTTAAACCCGGCGACCGCCAAAGTTACCGGGTTTTTATTGAGGAATAATGGTGATTAGTTGGGAGGATCAAAGCGGTTTACAGCAGCGGCGATAGCAATCATTGGAATACTTGCTGCAAAACAAACTAACCACTGATCTAAATTCATCGGAGCGGTTTGGAAGATGCTGTTAATAAATTGGGAATTGGCAAAAATAATCTGCAAAATAACCGCCGCTATTACCCCAGCAGCAATGGCCGGCGCACCAGTGACTTTTTCTTGTGACCCTTGTAGCTTTGCCACCAAAGAGATCCCCAATTGACTAATACTTAATAGATAAAAAATTCGTCCCATTACTAGCGCTTGAATTGCCATAGTTCGAGCTAATTCAATACTTCCCCAAGGCGATTGACGTACCCATTCAAACATCGAAAAAATTAATGTCCAATTATACAGAGAAACAGCCAAAATTCGCTTGATTCGATTTGGGGTTAAAAACGCTTCATTAACAGGTCGCGGTGGCTGTTTCATTACTCCGGGTGACTTCGGCTCAAAAGAAAGCGGTACTGTCATCGTGATGGAGTTGAGCATATTTAACCAGAGAATTTGTAGGGATAAAATGGGCAATTCTCGTCCCAAAAGTGTGCTGATTAAAATTGTCATCGACTCGCCACCATTCACCGGCAAAATAAAACAAATCGCTTTCAGCAAGTTTTTGTAAACTGAGCGTCCCTCCTCAACGGCGGATTCAATAGAAGCGAAGTTATCATCTGTTAAAATCATGTCCGCCGCTTCTTTTGAAACTTCAGTACCGCTTCCCATTGCAATACCAATATCGGCTTGTTTTAAAGCGGGTGCATCGTTGACACCATCGCCGGTCATTGCAACAATTTCGCCTCGTGATTGTAAGGCTTCAACTAACCGTAATTTTTGCTCCGGCGCCACGCGAGCAAAGACGACTCCTTCTTCTACGGCGTCGGCTAATTCTAATTTGCTCATTTCTGCCAGTTGGGCGCCGGTGTAGGCAACAATTTTTTTGTTTTTGTTGCGGAAACCCATTCGGCGAGCAATGGCGGCGGCGGTGGTGATGTGATCTCCGGTGATCATTTTGACTTGAATACCGGCTGCTTGGCAAGCGTGAACGGCATTGATGGCTTCGGCGCGAGGGGGGTCTATCATTCCTTGCAAACCGATGAAGGTTAAGCCCGCTTCGATATCACAATGCTGAACGCTTCTTTGGGTAGCCGGTACGTTTTTGTAGGCAAAAGCAAGGACGCGCAAACCTTGTTTAGCCATGTTGTCTACTTGCTCTTGAATAGAGGGAATGTCTACGAGAATGCTATTAGCTTTGCTGTCTAACATTTGCCCGCATCTCTTTAAAACTGACTCGGCAGAGCCCTTGACGTAAATGATGTTATTGCCACGCATTTGATGCAGGGTTGCCATATATTGAAACTGCGATTCAAAGGGGATAGAATCTAGTCGGGGGTTTAAACGTTCTAAAGCTTGTTGTATAAAACCGGCTTTGTTTCCCGCCGCAATTAAAGCGCCTTCGGTGGGGTCGCCAATGACTACCCAGTTCCCGTCTTTGGGTTCTAAGTGAGAGTCATTGCATAACAAACCTGCTTTTAAACATTCTTGCAATGGCGGTCTGTTGCTGCTATCCACTGGCTCTTGGCTATATATAATCTCTCCTTCTGGAGCATAACCGTTGCCTGTTATTGTATAGGTTTGACGGCCTGTATAAATTTCCTGTACGGTCATTTGGTTTTCGGTGAGAGTGCCGGTTTTGTCGGAACAAACGACGGTGGCACCACCGAGAGTTTCAACGGCGGGGAGTTTGCGGACGATGGCGTGGCGGCGGGCCATGCGCGAGACTCCGACGGCTAGGGTGACGGTGATAACGGCGGGTAAGCCTTCGGGGATGGCACCGACGATGAGGGCGATGGCCGGTTCTACGGCGTCTTTGAAGCCACGCTGGTTAAGGCCGACGGCAAATGTGAGTGTTGCCATTCCTAGCACGAAAAATAACCAGTTCTGGCTAAATTGGTTGAATTTACGAGTGAGAGGAGTTGTGAGATCAAGGCGCTGTTCTAGGAGTTGTGAAATTTTGCCCGTTTCGGTTTGGTTGCCGGTGGCGACGACAATACCGGTGCCTTGTCCAAAGGTGACGAAACCGCCCGCATAAGCCATGTTTTCGCGCTCGGCGAGGGGGGTTTCTGGGGTGAGGAGTTCGGTGCTTTTTTCGACTGCTACTGATTCGCCGGTGAGGGCGGATTCATCTATTTGTAAATCACGGACTTTTATTAATCTTAAATCTGCGGGAACTTTATCACCGGAAGTTAGTAAAACGATGTCTCCGGGGACTAATTCTGTGGAAGATATTTTGATTTTTTTGCCTTCACGAATGATGGTTGCTTCGGTTTGTACGGCGGAGGCGAGGGCGTGTATTTTCTTTTCTGCGCCGGCTTCTTGAATGAAGCTGATGGCGGCGTTTGTGGTGGTGACTCCCCAAATAACGCCGGCGTTGATAAATTCACCGAGGAGGGCTTTAATTAGGCCGGCACTTAGGAGGATAATTAATAGGGGTTGGTTGAATTGGAGGATGAATTTTAACCAGGCCGTTTTTCCTGCTTTTGCTGTTATTTGGTTGGGGCCATATTCGGAAAGTTTGGCGGTGGCTTCTAGGTTGGTAAAGCCGGTTTCTAAGTCGGTTTCTAGGAGGTAAGATATTTTGTCTGCCGGTAGATTATGCCACTGATAGTTTTTGATTCCTGTAGTTGTTTGCATAGGTTTCCCCCAAATGTTATTTCTTAGTTTGGGGGAGGGGGATGAGAGGTAGATGAATTTAAGATGAGAGTTTTCTCATAAACAGAGTCGGTAGCCTATTCCTCGGACGGTTTCTATTTTATCACTGCCTAATTTTTTGCGGAGATAACCAACATAAACATCGACAATATTTGAGTTAGGGTCATAGTCGTATCCCCACACATGACTGAGTAGTTGTTCGCGGGTTAAAACTTGTCCGGGGTGTCGTAGAAAGGTTTCGGCTAGGATAAATTCACGGGCAGGTAATTCAATTTGCCGGCCTGCTACCCAAACATAACGAGTTTTTAAATCTAAGATAATATCACTGGCTTTTAATTGCATATCATCTTGTTTGGATATGGGTTGCCGGTCGCGTAGTCTGGCGCGGACTCTGGCGAGGAGTTCTTCAAAGCGAAAGGGTTTAGTAACGTAGTCATTGGCACCGCTTTCGAGGCCGGTGACTTTATCAGTAATATCATCGCGGGCGGTGAGGATAATAACGGGGAGTGTTTCGCCGCGTCCGCGTAGTTCTTCTAATACTTGAAATCCGTCTTTTTTGGGGAGATTAATGTCAAGAATTAGGAGGTCAAAATCTTTGCTGTCGGCGGTACGAATGGCTGCGGAGCCGTCTTCCACGAGGACGGTTGTAAAGCCGTTTGCTTTGAGTCCTTTTTGAAGAAAGGATGCGATGCGGGGTTCGTCTTCTGCGATGAGAATGCGGTTCATTGTATGTAGTGGGGCTGTAGCCCTACCATTTATGTAGTAGAGCGTAGCATTTTTTTATCAAGGTGTGTGAGCTTTTATCCTGGCTAAAGCATCTCAGCAGCGGGTTTTTCTGCTTCTTTTTTACTGCGTCTTTTGTCTTTGCCGTAGACTTTTGCATTAATATAAGCTTTAGATAAAAATTATGCCAAACTTCAGCTATGGTTCGATCTTTGTAATTCTTATTAAAGCCAGATTTTGCTACATCTAACCATTTATCGTTATATTTTGCCTGCGTCCGCTGCTTAACATCAGGAGGGCTTGACATAGAATTGTTAAAACTTTGCCAATTCCCTCTTTATTACTAATAGTCATTGTGTCTTTACCTAAATTAAATTTGTTTTGAATCGGTTAGCTTCATAATATCAAAGCCTTTTTCCCGAAACGTCACTTATAAAAAGGGTAAAATCAAAGCAAGTTTTTAAATGCTGAATTTGCCCACTTTTATATAACCGGCCTCTAACCAAATGTCAAGAGACAAGTATTTATTTTTTTTACATAATTATCAAAAGTTTTGCTTACCTAATTTCCAAAATCCACCGCCGCCACTTTCCCCTACAATTTAGGCGGAAAAATGCGACTTAAATCTAACAACAGATCAGGAAAACAAGGCAAAGGCACTCTTTGATTAGGCAAAACAATACGCTTATTCAAATACCCAATTTTTCTGAAATCATTTTGATAAGGCTCACTGTAACACTCAAGCTGATAATCAAATAAATTAAAAATCCAATAACCCGAAATTCCCGCCTCAGCATAAAGCGATTCTTTGACATCCCGATAATAATCAATTGACGAATCCGAAACTTCCATTACCAACAACACATCCTCTCCTGATGGATGAGCCGATAAATAATCATCTTCCGTACTTTTAGCAATTACAAAATCTGGTTCTGGTTCACTATTTGGCGGTACAATAATTGGAGCCTGACATTGTAGTATTGCCCTATCTCCTACCAGCTTTGGTAGTTCCTTTAATAATTTTCGTAAACAAGTTTCGTGCAATCTGCCTTTTGAATCCATTTGTATCAACTCTCCTCTAATTAATTGGATGTGATCATCTTCATGCAAAAACCCTAATTCCGCGAGTTGGTGATACTCATCCAGCGTAAAACGTTTCGCCTGAATAACACTCATATATCCCTCCTTAATTTTTCCAAATCTTGATTTTTATTTTAAACTACCCTTAGCAAAACCCTCTAGCCTCACCCGAAAAATTGACCCCTTACCCATCTGACTTTCTACCTCAACTTTCCCGCCATGCGCCTCAACAATTGCCCGTACAATTGCCAAACCTAGCCCATAACCCTCGGAACGCCGACGCGTATTAGAAGCCCGTGCAAATCGCTCAAAAATTCGCTCCTTATCTGCCTCTGCAATTCCCTCTCCACTATCGCGTACCCACAAACAAAACTCCCCATTTATTTCCTTTAAACCTAACACAATTTTATCCCCTACATTAGTATGATCTACAGCATTTTGAGCCAAATTCATAATCGCCTGAGTTAAACGCTGCCGATCTGCCCTAATAACCCCATTACCCCTCACTTCTAACTGCCAATTTCGCTCACCCAATGCTCTTATTTTGGCAAACAACTCCTCAATAAAACCAGCCATTTCTAACGGTTCCAGCCGCAAAAAATCTGGACGTTCCGCCTTTGCCAACAACAATAAATCATTCACAAGTCGGCTCATTCTATCCAACTCATCTAATACCAAAGCAATCGTTTCTTTTTGCTCTTCTGGATCATCTCCAAACAACTCTAAATGACCGCGTATAATTGTAATGGGAGTCCGTAATTCATGGCCGGCATCATTAATAAAACTACGCTGGCTAATTAACGCAGATTCTAGCCGATCTAACATCTCATTAAACGTCATCGTCAACTCCGCTAAATCATCCGAACCCCGCACAGCAATTCGTCTGCTCACATTCGTTTCACTAATAGAATGGGCCGTTTCTTTTAACACCCGTAAAGGCTTTAAAACTCGACCCGCCGCCCACCAAGTCAACACCGAACTAACAACTAAAACCCCCACCGTAACCTGTAAAATCACCAACGTAGTATCATTCAACTTTTGAGCATCTCCCGCCGTCGATTGAATCACCACAAAAACACCCTTTTCTTCCCCCATTTTTACCGGCTCCGCCCAATACCTTAGCCTTTCAGTCGGCGCAATTAACTCCCCCTTTTTTATTTCTTGTAAAGTTGACCAAAGCTTTATTTTTTCAGGGCTTTCTTGTAAGCTTGTAGGCATTGCCGAAGGACTACACTTATAAAAATTACCATTGACAAACGTCAACATAAACTCGCCATCCGCTGGAATATTACGGGCAAGAAAATTATCAAAAACAACCCTAACTTTTGAAGAAGGATAATTTTGATATGCCATAAATTTACGGAATTCTTTAACTTCTTGAACAATCGCCATTTTTGCTCGTTCTTCAAGACGAACCGAAAGCACCTGACGAACCGCCAAAATAGAAATACCAAAAGAACAAACAATTAAAAACCCATACCAAATAACAATACGAATCCGAACCCCAAAAAAAATCTTTTTCCACCCAGAAAAATCTCTGAAATTTATCATAGCGGGACTAAAACAAAAACACGATCTAAATAAGTTATAATGGTTGAACAGCAGACATATAACGTTAAATTATAAACGATGGAAGAGGCTACCTCCTCTGCCATGCCCTTTTGTTTTGATTGATGGTCTTATGGTTGAACGAAAACTCTAACGTATTCGCATCTTACTTGAGCTTGTTCGATGCTCTATTTGGGCTTTAATTTTATTTAAGTCCCGCTAATCAATACCCCGGCATCTATGGATCTATGCACTTGGTGGATTTGGAAGAGCCGGTTCTTGTAGTGGGCCGGTGGATTTGGAAGAGCCGGTTCTTGTAGTGGGCCGGTGGATGTTGAGGCGCTGGTGGATGTTCGGAGGACGGTGGATGTTCGGGGGCCGGTACACACAGTGGAGCAAGGGAATCTCCAGACACCGATTGCTCTGCTGGATGGCCGATGGAACTCGCGTGGGGGCCGGTGGTACGCTCAGAAAATGCTTCATCTCATGGGATTTCACAGGCTGGCTGCGGCAAAATATACATTACCGGCACCCCAGGCGGACACCGGCACGAACGAGTTCCACCGGCACAAACTAAAACATGGGCAAATTACTGCACCGGCACCCCAAAGAACCTGGACAAATCCCATATTTTACCGGCACCCAAAAAACCTGGACAAATCCCGTATTTCACCGGCACCCCAAAAAACCTGGACAAATTACGCAATACCACATACCCAAAAAACCTGGACAAATTACGCAATACCACATACCCAAAAAACCTCCGAATAATGCGATCAGCCACCGGCTCCCTTTAGCCAACGCTCCGCAAGTTATTCAACAGCCAACAAAAAACTCAAGCGCGATTCACCGGCATCAATAGATTATTGCAGCGCCGGTGGGACTCCGGGGGCCGGTGGATCTGCCGGGGGCCGGTGGATCTGCCGGGGGCCGGTGGATCTGCCGGGGGCCGGTGGATCTGCCGGGGGCTGGTGGATCTGCCGGGGGCTGGTAGATGAGGTGCGACAGGTGGATTTTTGGAGGCCGGTGTCTCGCTTGGAAATGCTTAACTCCTCGCTGTTTCAGGCCGGCGAACGAGAAAATGTAGATCACCGGCCTCCCCGTCAC
The Ancylothrix sp. D3o genome window above contains:
- a CDS encoding WG repeat-containing protein; the protein is RTQALAILANAASLSSSEAPDIVLQRYFDDGTSVPAYAKPALAAATVGRLVVNYPNIRQLRPNQSATRGEVAAFLCQALNLPRTVPLSYIADNNRFVIPPEWGGASRLSEGLLSVLNNGKFGYMDSQGNIIIAPQFDEALPIYEGLAAVRRGEKWGFIERTGKFVISPQFNLVVVGFQDGLARVFLEDYQVRFIDKTGKIILQPQSKEVNAFSEGLAAIKINGLWGYMDKTGTIVIQPQFEEAKRFSEGLAPVRLKYVWGYIDKTGKFIIEPQFHNAESFSDNLAAVQAQITDAPDRWGYINRTGSLVIPTQFSAPTEDFRGRVVTAFNKGFAMVRKGEQVGFIDRAGKWIPAPQVADFDTLIDGMARVNVGGTWVKEQIGCTNDSGCEYATNLKGGKVGYIRVPE
- a CDS encoding HAD-IC family P-type ATPase: MQTTTGIKNYQWHNLPADKISYLLETDLETGFTNLEATAKLSEYGPNQITAKAGKTAWLKFILQFNQPLLIILLSAGLIKALLGEFINAGVIWGVTTTNAAISFIQEAGAEKKIHALASAVQTEATIIREGKKIKISSTELVPGDIVLLTSGDKVPADLRLIKVRDLQIDESALTGESVAVEKSTELLTPETPLAERENMAYAGGFVTFGQGTGIVVATGNQTETGKISQLLEQRLDLTTPLTRKFNQFSQNWLFFVLGMATLTFAVGLNQRGFKDAVEPAIALIVGAIPEGLPAVITVTLAVGVSRMARRHAIVRKLPAVETLGGATVVCSDKTGTLTENQMTVQEIYTGRQTYTITGNGYAPEGEIIYSQEPVDSSNRPPLQECLKAGLLCNDSHLEPKDGNWVVIGDPTEGALIAAGNKAGFIQQALERLNPRLDSIPFESQFQYMATLHQMRGNNIIYVKGSAESVLKRCGQMLDSKANSILVDIPSIQEQVDNMAKQGLRVLAFAYKNVPATQRSVQHCDIEAGLTFIGLQGMIDPPRAEAINAVHACQAAGIQVKMITGDHITTAAAIARRMGFRNKNKKIVAYTGAQLAEMSKLELADAVEEGVVFARVAPEQKLRLVEALQSRGEIVAMTGDGVNDAPALKQADIGIAMGSGTEVSKEAADMILTDDNFASIESAVEEGRSVYKNLLKAICFILPVNGGESMTILISTLLGRELPILSLQILWLNMLNSITMTVPLSFEPKSPGVMKQPPRPVNEAFLTPNRIKRILAVSLYNWTLIFSMFEWVRQSPWGSIELARTMAIQALVMGRIFYLLSISQLGISLVAKLQGSQEKVTGAPAIAAGVIAAVILQIIFANSQFINSIFQTAPMNLDQWLVCFAASIPMIAIAAAVNRFDPPN
- a CDS encoding response regulator transcription factor; the protein is MNRILIAEDEPRIASFLQKGLKANGFTTVLVEDGSAAIRTADSKDFDLLILDINLPKKDGFQVLEELRGRGETLPVIILTARDDITDKVTGLESGANDYVTKPFRFEELLARVRARLRDRQPISKQDDMQLKASDIILDLKTRYVWVAGRQIELPAREFILAETFLRHPGQVLTREQLLSHVWGYDYDPNSNIVDVYVGYLRKKLGSDKIETVRGIGYRLCL
- a CDS encoding Uma2 family endonuclease, which encodes MSVIQAKRFTLDEYHQLAELGFLHEDDHIQLIRGELIQMDSKGRLHETCLRKLLKELPKLVGDRAILQCQAPIIVPPNSEPEPDFVIAKSTEDDYLSAHPSGEDVLLVMEVSDSSIDYYRDVKESLYAEAGISGYWIFNLFDYQLECYSEPYQNDFRKIGYLNKRIVLPNQRVPLPCFPDLLLDLSRIFPPKL
- a CDS encoding cell wall metabolism sensor histidine kinase WalK, with translation MINFRDFSGWKKIFFGVRIRIVIWYGFLIVCSFGISILAVRQVLSVRLEERAKMAIVQEVKEFRKFMAYQNYPSSKVRVVFDNFLARNIPADGEFMLTFVNGNFYKCSPSAMPTSLQESPEKIKLWSTLQEIKKGELIAPTERLRYWAEPVKMGEEKGVFVVIQSTAGDAQKLNDTTLVILQVTVGVLVVSSVLTWWAAGRVLKPLRVLKETAHSISETNVSRRIAVRGSDDLAELTMTFNEMLDRLESALISQRSFINDAGHELRTPITIIRGHLELFGDDPEEQKETIALVLDELDRMSRLVNDLLLLAKAERPDFLRLEPLEMAGFIEELFAKIRALGERNWQLEVRGNGVIRADRQRLTQAIMNLAQNAVDHTNVGDKIVLGLKEINGEFCLWVRDSGEGIAEADKERIFERFARASNTRRRSEGYGLGLAIVRAIVEAHGGKVEVESQMGKGSIFRVRLEGFAKGSLK